The genome window CCCAAACCTAGAGCCCCAGTCTCGCTCCAGAGgcccagcccagagccctgAACCCAAACCTGAGCCTGAAAGAAGAGCCAGAGCCCAGGACCTGAACCCAGGGCCTtcagcccagccccaggtgTCCTAGTGTTGGTGGGGCACCAGCCGCTGTCAGCGAGGTGTGCTGTACtcaccgtcccagcccggctccGGCACAGCGGGAAGCCAAAGGCATGCAGTAAGGAAGAGGGGACTTGCCAGTCGGTGTATTACCATCAAGTGTACCTGCAAACTGCCGCTCGGCCGTGCCACGGCTCCCAAACTTGGTGACGAGCTTGCCATTGGACTGGAAGATGAAGACGCAGCAGGCCTTGTTGTCCACCACGATGATGTGGCCATTGCGGTCCACAGCGACGCCCTTGGGGCCCATCAGCCGCCCAGCCCCAATCTTGGTCTGCAGCCAGGGAGGGTCGTCAGGGCCTGGTAtggagctgcagcccccctgcccggCAGCTCCCCCCTCACCTTGAATTTGCCCTCGGGGGAGAAGATGCTGACCCAGCGGTTGTCATAGTCGGCAATGATGATGTCCCCATTCATGTCCACGGTGACACCAGTCGGGCGCTGGAGCTGGCCTGGGGAGCGGCCCCGCACCCCGAAACGCAGCCGGAACTGCCCCTCGTTGGAAAACAcctgggagggggcagcagggggggTGTCAGTCAGGTGGGAGGgtgcgccggggccggggccggggccagggCCCTACCTGCACGCACTGGTTATTGCTGTCAGCCACCACGATGCGGCCGCTGCTGGAGGTGGAGATGCCCTGGAGGTTGGTGAACTCCCCCTTCTCCCGGCCACGGCTTCCTGCGGTGAAACTGGGGGTCACGGGGGGGCCCACTCACACCGGGGAGCCCCCACCACCCCCGGGGAGGCCCTGCCGCTCACCCACACGGAAGATGAGCTCATCCTCGATGGGGTTCTCCTTCTTCTTGCCGCTGCTGTACATGCTGGAGGGGCGCCGGACGGCCTTCTGCCGAATGTGCCCGCTGCTGGGGGACTTGACGCGGCGCTTGACGTCGTCAGGAGAGGGGGGCACGTCCGAGGCCTTGATGGCGCGGACGCGGAAGGGGCTGCCATGGATGGGCTGCCCATACAGCAGGATAGAGAGGAGGAAGTCGCCCTCAGCACGGGGTGTGTAGAGCAGCTCGTAGGTGCCATTCTTGTTGTCCTGCACCTCCGCCTCGGCCGCGCCACCGTCCGGCGCTGTCACCTGGAAGTGCAGGCTGGCACTGCCACTGCGCACCAGCTCCCCATCCTTGTCCTTGGTGGTGACACTGAGTGAGGAGGGCTGCCCCACCACGGCATGCCGCAGCCCCTCACCAGTGGCCACCGTCTTGTGGGCTGTGGCACTGGTGGTGATCAGCACGCCCAGGTTGAGGATGGACTTGCGGACACCCTCAGTCTCCACCACATAGTCGAGCTGGGCGTTCTCATGGGGATGCTCGGGGAACTCCTGGCTGGCCAGCTCACTCAGCCGCTCGCTCATCTGCTTCTTCACCAGCAGCACCTCGGTGGCAGTGCCGTGGTGCAGTGCCTGCTCAGTGAAGGCGCAGCTGCTGAGGATGCTCTCCTGACCCTGGCGCAAGGTGTCCAGCTGCGCCTGCAGCACCTGCCGGGATGGGGCAGGTCACCCTCACCGCTGGGCTGGGACCCGAGCTGGCACCCCGACCCTGGCCACAGCTTCAGCTGGTCCCATGGCCCTGCGCccagagcccagctgctggcactggcagggctggggcggCAGGCAGGCGCAGGGGAGGGATGCCGGCACAGGAGCATGGTGGTGCAGAGAACAGTGGCGCAGGGCACAGCGGCGCAGGCACTTTACCTTCTGCTTTGCCCCGCAGGTGGCCTCTAGGTCCCGCACCAGCAGCCCCTTGCGCTGCCGCAGCGCTGTCTCCAGCTCCTCGAAAGTGCTGCCAATCTCCAGCACCGCCTCGTTCTTGCGCtccaccagctgctggctgaTCTCTGACACCAGCCCGATGGCCGCTGCCAGCTGTGGGAGCCTGCAGGGCAGCCGGGCACAGGGTGGGCACTGCTGGAGGGGACccccagcagcgccctggcccCAGCAGCGCCCCCAGCCCTGTACCTGCTTCTGACGGCatcaagctgctgctgcagggccgCCTTGTGCTGCTCCACCACATCGCGCAGCGGCACGGTGATGTGCTCCCGGTGCTCCCCCTCGGTGCACTCACGGCACATGGCGGTCTCGCACGGCTCGCAGTAAAACTCCATCACCTGTGCACGGGCACTCAGGGCAGCCTGCAACGGCCCCCCCAGATACCCGCACCTCCTCCAcggcccagcagcccccccaagACCCCACAGTGCTCCCAGATCcctgcaccccctccccagcccctgcagtcCCCCCAGATACCCACGGCCCCCCGAGCCCCTCCCAAGTCCCCCCACCTGCAGGGGCGACCCACCTTGCCCTCATGGTTGGGGCAGCAGAGAGGCTGTCCGGTGACAGCGCTGACGGGGTCCAGGCCGCGGCCAGGGTGGGGGCCGCAGCTCTCAGGGTCCCGCTGCAGCACCTCCATCAGGTTGGTGATGAAGAAGTTGTTCTGGAGGGCGGCGACGCCGCGCTCGGGCAGGATGGAGGTCTGGCGGCAGACGGGGCAGGACAGGGTCAGGCTCTGGGGCGGGATATAGTTCTGGAGACACCTGGGGTGAACGGGGACAACCAGAGGGTCAGGACCCACGCAgtggggagggagctgggacagAAGGATTGACGGATGGACAGACGGGGCCAGGGgtgtgcagggcaggagcagagggccaggggagcagccagccagcGGGATGGACAGACAGAGGGATCAGGGTGCGCAGGACAACAGCAGAGGGACCAGGCTGGAGGGGCGGACAGTGAGACGAACAGACAGACAGGAGGGATCGGGGTGCATggggcaggagcacagccaTAGGGCCAGGGAGGCAGCCAGCTGGTGGGACGAACGGATGGACAGGAGGGCTATGCTGCGTGCGGCACACCGGGCTGCAGGAACAAGGGTGGGGGATGGAGGGGCAGACAGACGGCAGGACAGATGGACAGGAGGGCTGCACCATGGTGCCATGAGGAGCCACTGCCAGCACCTGGAGGGGTGGacggacagacagacagaagaggccaggctgggggtgagggggtggtggtgggtctCTGGGGAGGCACAGAGAGAGCAGACATCAGTAGAGAGTCCACCaccgcccaccgcagccacagcccccagccccctggcacTGGTGGGCACCAGCATTCGATCAGCCCCGGCTGCTACAGGCCATGGGGGCAAGACGGGTGGGGGgctcagggacaggctgtgcagcCCTTACAGGGAACTGGGGGGTGTGAGGTCAGTGGGGATCCCAGCCCCCCACGAGCAAGTGTTGGGGGGAATGTGACTGCGGAGTGCCAGGGTCCCAGCTCCCCACccctggggcacagcagggctcagccccatCTCTcactggggagggctgggggccgTGAGTGTGCCGATGGGCCCTGGCTCACCACTAGCCGTGGGGGGgcctgggggcagagggggcttTGGCTGCCCCACGGTGGGTGACGGGAGACACGTGgggagggcagctctgctctcGCTGTGGGTTTGGGGAATGCTTGGGGCATGCAGTGGGGTACAGCTGGAAGGCAGCGTGGGTGCAACAAGGTGCAGGAGGGGTGCCGTGGGGCACAGCGGCCCCAGCCCGTCCCCTGCtggaggtgcaggcagggagtgCTGGGGATACATGGTGGGGTGCAGCATGGATGTCAGGGGTGCGGGGACTCcagccaccctgctgcaggggctgcacGAGGGGGGTGCCGGGAGGGGCACAACGGGGCCCAGGGCGCAGCAGAGGGGTGCAAGCTGGGGGACGCAGTaggctgcagcaaggcacagcggggctggggagacAGTGGGGTGCAGAGGGCACAGA of Falco cherrug isolate bFalChe1 chromosome 2, bFalChe1.pri, whole genome shotgun sequence contains these proteins:
- the TRIM3 gene encoding tripartite motif-containing protein 3 isoform X3, whose protein sequence is MEVLQRDPESCGPHPGRGLDPVSAVTGQPLCCPNHEGKVMEFYCEPCETAMCRECTEGEHREHITVPLRDVVEQHKAALQQQLDAVRSRLPQLAAAIGLVSEISQQLVERKNEAVLEIGSTFEELETALRQRKGLLVRDLEATCGAKQKVLQAQLDTLRQGQESILSSCAFTEQALHHGTATEVLLVKKQMSERLSELASQEFPEHPHENAQLDYVVETEGVRKSILNLGVLITTSATAHKTVATGEGLRHAVVGQPSSLSVTTKDKDGELVRSGSASLHFQVTAPDGGAAEAEVQDNKNGTYELLYTPRAEGDFLLSILLYGQPIHGSPFRVRAIKASDVPPSPDDVKRRVKSPSSGHIRQKAVRRPSSMYSSGKKKENPIEDELIFRVGSRGREKGEFTNLQGISTSSSGRIVVADSNNQCVQVFSNEGQFRLRFGVRGRSPGQLQRPTGVTVDMNGDIIIADYDNRWVSIFSPEGKFKTKIGAGRLMGPKGVAVDRNGHIIVVDNKACCVFIFQSNGKLVTKFGSRGTAERQFAGTLDGPHFVAVNNKNEIVVTDFHNHSVKVYNADGEFLFKFGSHGEGNGQFNAPTGVAVDANGNIIVADWGNSRIQVFDSSGSFLSYINTAADPLYGPQGLALTSDGHVVVADSGNHCFKAYRYLQ
- the TRIM3 gene encoding tripartite motif-containing protein 3 isoform X1, producing the protein MAKREASASPVVRQIDKQFLVCSICLDRYRNPKVLPCLHTFCERCLQNYIPPQSLTLSCPVCRQTSILPERGVAALQNNFFITNLMEVLQRDPESCGPHPGRGLDPVSAVTGQPLCCPNHEGKVMEFYCEPCETAMCRECTEGEHREHITVPLRDVVEQHKAALQQQLDAVRSRLPQLAAAIGLVSEISQQLVERKNEAVLEIGSTFEELETALRQRKGLLVRDLEATCGAKQKVLQAQLDTLRQGQESILSSCAFTEQALHHGTATEVLLVKKQMSERLSELASQEFPEHPHENAQLDYVVETEGVRKSILNLGVLITTSATAHKTVATGEGLRHAVVGQPSSLSVTTKDKDGELVRSGSASLHFQVTAPDGGAAEAEVQDNKNGTYELLYTPRAEGDFLLSILLYGQPIHGSPFRVRAIKASDVPPSPDDVKRRVKSPSSGHIRQKAVRRPSSMYSSGKKKENPIEDELIFRVGSRGREKGEFTNLQGISTSSSGRIVVADSNNQCVQVFSNEGQFRLRFGVRGRSPGQLQRPTGVTVDMNGDIIIADYDNRWVSIFSPEGKFKTKIGAGRLMGPKGVAVDRNGHIIVVDNKACCVFIFQSNGKLVTKFGSRGTAERQFAGTLDGPHFVAVNNKNEIVVTDFHNHSVKVYNADGEFLFKFGSHGEGNGQFNAPTGVAVDANGNIIVADWGNSRIQVFDSSGSFLSYINTAADPLYGPQGLALTSDGHVVVADSGNHCFKAYRYLQ
- the TRIM3 gene encoding tripartite motif-containing protein 3 isoform X2, with the protein product MAKREASASPVVRQIDKQFLVCSICLDRYRNPKVLPCLHTFCERCLQNYIPPQSLTLSCPVCRQTSILPERGVAALQNNFFITNLMEVLQRDPESCGPHPGRGLDPVSAVTGQPLCCPNHEGKVMEFYCEPCETAMCRECTEGEHREHITVPLRDVVEQHKAALQQQLDAVRSRLPQLAAAIGLVSEISQQLVERKNEAVLEIGSTFEELETALRQRKGLLVRDLEATCGAKQKVLQAQLDTLRQGQESILSSCAFTEQALHHGTATEVLLVKKQMSERLSELASQEFPEHPHENAQLDYVVETEGVRKSILNLGVLITTSATAHKTVATGEGLRHAVVGQPSSLSVTTKDKDGELVRSGSASLHFQVTAPDGGAAEAEVQDNKNGTYELLYTPRAEGDFLLSILLYGQPIHGSPFRVRAIKASDVPPSPDDVKRRVKSPSSGHIRQKAVRRPSSMYSSGKKKENPIEDELIFRVGSRGREKGEFTNLQGISTSSSGRIVVADSNNQCVQVFSNEGQFRLRFGVRGRSPGQLQRPTGVTVDMNGDIIIADYDNRWVSIFSPEGKFKTKIGAGRLMGPKGVAVDRNGHIIVVDNKACCVFIFQSNGKLVTKFGSRGTAERQFAGPHFVAVNNKNEIVVTDFHNHSVKVYNADGEFLFKFGSHGEGNGQFNAPTGVAVDANGNIIVADWGNSRIQVFDSSGSFLSYINTAADPLYGPQGLALTSDGHVVVADSGNHCFKAYRYLQ